The genomic DNA TACCTCCTTCATCGGCGTGCTCGATATCTATGGCTTTGAACACTTTGCCAAGAACTCATTCGAGCAGTTCTGCATCAACTATGCCAACGAGAAGCTCCAGCAGGAATTCAATCAGCACGTCTTCAAGCTAGAACAGGAAGAATATCTGAGGGAGGAGATTGACTGGACATTCATCGAGTTCTCGGATAATCAGCCGGCCATCGACCTGATCGAGGGCAAGCTCGGCATTTTGTCTCTGCTGGACGAAGAGTCCCGTCTCCCCATGGGCTCGGACGAGCAGTTTGTCACGAAGCTGCATCACAACTATGGCAGCGATAAGCACAAGTTCTACAAGAAGCCGAGGTTTGGCAAGTCCGCTTTTACCGTGTGTCACTACGCTGTGGACGTCACCTACGAATCGGAGGGTTTCATCGAGAAGAATCGCGACACCGTGCCCGACGAGCACATGGCCGTTCTCCGCGCCTCTACGAACAAGTTCCTTCGCGACGTTTTGGACGCCGCTTCCGCCGTGCGGGAGAAGGATGTGGCCTCTGCCACATCTAGCTCTGTGAAGCCCGCCGCCGGTAGGAAGATCGGCGTGGCTGTCAACAGAAAACCGACGCTGGGAGGCATATTCCGTTCGTCGTTGATCGAGCTGATGAACACTATCAACAACACGGATGTCCACTACATCCGATGCATCAAACCCAAtgaggccaaggaggcaTGGAAGTTTGAGGGCCCCATGGTCCTGAGTCAGTTGCGAGCCTGCGGTGTGCTCGAGACTGTGCGCATAAGCTGCGCTGGTTACCCTACTCGATGGACCTACGAGGAGTTTGCCCTCCGCTATTACATGCTCATCAATTCGGATCTGTGGACGTCGGAGATTCGGGACATGGCCAATGCGATCCTTACGAAGGCGCTCGGAAGCAGCTCCGGCAAGGGCTCCGACAAGTATCAGCTTGGCCTCACCAAGATCTTCTTCCGTGCTGGCATGCTCGCCTTCCTTGAAAACCTGCGCACCAATCGGCTCAACGACTGCGCCATTCTCATCCAGAAGAATCTACGGGCTAAGTTCTACCGTCGCCGGTACCTCGAGGCTCGCAACGCTATTGTGACTTTTCAGTCGGCAGTCCGAGCCTACAACGCCCGAAAGCAGATCCAAGAGCTCCGCACGGTCAAAGccgcaacaacaatacagcgGGTTTGGCGTGGCTACAGGCAAAGAAAGGAGTACTTACGCGTCAGGAACAATGTCGTCCTGGCGCAAGCGGCGGCCAAAGGTTACCTTCGACGAAAAGAAATTATGGAGACCCGCGTAGGCAACGCCGCTATTCTCATCCAGCGCGTCTGGCGATCGCGGCGACAGGTTCTGGCGTGGAGGCAGTACAGGAAGAAGGTTACCCTCATCCAGAGCTTGTGGCGTGGCAAGCTTGCTCGTCGTGACTACAAAAAGACGCGCGAGGAGGCCCGTGACCTGAAGCAGATCTCGTACAAGCTGGAGAACAAGGTTGTCGAGCTGACACAGTCTCTTGGTACGATGAAGGCGCAGAACAAGAACTTGACATCTCAGGTCGAGAACTACGAGGGTCAGATCAAGGCCTGGAAGAATCGCCACAACGCCCTTGAGGCCCGGACGAAGGAGCTTCAGACCGAGGCTAACCAGGGCAGCATCGCCGTGGCACGACTGCAGGCAATGGAAGACGAGATGAAGAAGTTGCAACAGAGCTTCGAGGAGTCGACCTCCAACATTAAGAGGatgcaggaggaggagcgggaaCTGAGGGAGTCACTGCGCTCCACGAGTTCCGAGCTCGAGACGGTCCGCCAGCAGAGCGCCCAGATCGAAAGCGAGAAGCTTTCGCTGCGCCAGCAGCTCGCAGAGCTGCAGGATCAGTTGGAGTTGGCGAGACGCCTTGCGCCGACCAACGGCGAGCTCACCAACGGTGCCAGCCAGCCCCAAACGTCGGCCGCACCCGGTCTCATCAACCTCGTGTCTTCCAAGAAGCCGAAGCGCCGAAGCGCCGGTGCCGAGCCCCGCGAAGTCGACCGCTTCAGCGCTGCCTACAACCCTAGGCCCGTCTCGATGGCTATTACCAGCACTGCCCACAGACAGAACCTGCAGGGCACGGGCTTCATGCCCGGTGTGGACAATATtgagctcgagctcgagactctcctggccgacgaggacggcctcAACGAGGAGGTCACGATGGGTCTCATTCGCAATCTCAAGATCCCGTCGCCCAACACCAACCCGCCGCCTTCTGACAAGGAGGTTCTCTTCCCTTCGTACCTGATCAACCTGGTGACGTCCGAGATGTGGAACAAcggcttcgtcaaggagTCGGAACGCTTCCTCGCCAATGTCATGCAGTCGATCCAGCAGGAGGTCATGCAGCACGATGgggacgaggccatcaaccCGGGTGCCTTCTGGCTCTCCAACGTCCACGAGATGCTCTCTTTCGTGTTCCTGGCCGAGGACTGGTACGAGGCCCAGAAGACGGACAACTATGAGTATGACCGTCTGCTGGAAATCGTCAAGCACGACCTCGAGAGCCTGGAGTTCAACATTTACCACACTTGGATGAAGGtcctgaagaagaagcttcACAAGATGATCATCCCAGCCATCATCGAGTCCCAGTCGCTTCCCGGCTTCGTCACTAACGAGAGCAGCCGCTTCCTGGGTAAACTTCTGCAGTCCAACTCGACCCCGGCCTACAGCATGGACAACCTGCTCAGCCTGCTGAACAGTGTCTTCCGTGCCATGAAAGCATACTACCTAGAGGATTCCATCATTACGCAGACCATTACCGAGCTGCTCCGTCTCGTCGGCGTTACAGCGTTTAACGACCTTCTGATGAGACGCAACTTCCTCTCTTGGAAGCGTGGTCTCCAGATCAACTACAACATTACACGCATTGAGGAGTGGTGCAAGAGCCACGACATGCCCGAGGGCACCCTTCAACTCGAGCACTTGATGGTATGATAAAAAGGTTGAGCCCATTAATGTGTTGACTCAGAAGCTGATCTGTTCAACAGCAAGCAACCAAGCTCCTTCAGCTCAAGAAGGCGACTCTGAATGACATTGAGATCATTCAAGACATTTGCTGGATGTAAGTCATCCAGTCAAGATCGGGGATGTGTGGATGTGTGCGATGTGCGGTTGCTGACATCTCTTCCCTCGCAGGCTTTCACCCAACCAGATCCAGAAGCTCTTGAACCAGTACCTTGTTGCAGACTACGAACAGCCCATTAACGGCGAGATCATGAAGGCCGTTGCCTCCCGGGTCACAGAGAAGAGCGATGTCCTGTTGCTGCAGGccgtcgacatggacgatAGTGGTCCTTATGAGATCGCCGAGCCCAGAGTCATCACCGCCTTGGAGACTTATACTCCTTCATGTATGTTCATATCTATGCCCTGGTCGGTCCGTGTTAAGATTGGTCTTGCTAACATTGCCACCTCAGGGCTTCAAACACCGCGCTTGAAGCGTCTCGCTGAGATCGTGTCTGCCCAGGCCATTGCTCAGCAAGAGAAGCTCGAGTACGATCCCGAGGACGGTTTCGAGCCCAACGGTGAccttgccgaggtcgacgaggaagatgtgGCCGCATAAGTTTATGTGGTCTAAGAGTGCGGATGAAGAGGGCATCGTGTGTTTTGATTAGGAGCTGGGCCAGGCAGTAGAGCCTGTCTTGCAGAGAGTTTCGCTGTTTGCTCACTACTACCCTGTGGTCCGGGTTGACCACTGACATAATGACGCTGTCGAGTGGATGGCGACCTATGTACGGGCGGCGAAGTGTCTGTACCTCCATTGTTACGAGTTAGAGTTGGGGATTTCTTACAGCAGGTTCTTACATGGATAATGTAGAAAGAAGCAATAGTCGTGTAGGCGTCAAGTGTTATCAGGAGATACCGCCGATGGTGTGAATGAACCAAGAAGACATGAACGGTATATCAGCCACCGCGCCAACACCATTCCCGTGCACTTCATGACCAGAGCCTGGCATCTCAAGGGGCTGTGGATGTGGGCTGTCCATTTATTGATCGGTGTTTTCTCGTCGCCGAAGCACGTGGTTCTGACCACGTTGCTACCGCGACCGcccgagacgagacgagcTCGTGGAAACATCACTTCAGGCGTGTTCATTTGCAATGTGCATCTCAGACGTCGCATAGCTCCTCCACGCCTGAAGACTTTTACGTTTCTGAAGCAGGCAAGAGGAGACACCGAAGCTTTGCACGGTAGAATTCCAGGAGTGTTACCACTGCTGGCAACTCGGCATGTAGTTGTGGGACTGTAAATAGGTGCCTAGGTACTGGAGTACTGCCtcggggaagaggaggaagacgcccGTCGCACGTGACGATGAAAATTTCGATGTGCCGGATAAGATAAGCACACTTACAGTGGTGGGGGGAAAGTGCCCCTCATCGACTTACATGCAATAAACGAAGCCTTCCTTAAGTTCGACTACACCTTTGAAATAAGCCATATCCCTGGATTGTTCTCGCGTCTTCAAGATTACAGCTGGGCCGGTAATGATTCACCAGAAAATGTCGAGAACAACTCCGAACGTTATCATCACCGGCACGCCGGGCGTGGGTAAGACGACACATTGCGAAGAGCTCGCGAGGCGGACGGGCCTGAAACACCTTTCGGTCAACCAAGTCGTCAAGGACCGTGAGTGCCACGAGGGCTGGGACGAGGAGTTTCAGAGCTGGATAGTCGACGAAGATAAGGTCGGTATTTTCTCTCATCTGATTTTAGGGGGGTTGttttcctcctttttcttctgtTGCGCAACGTCTTCCACTCGACGCCTGCGAAGGGCGCCCAGGCAGAATGTCTGTTCTGGTGTTTATTAAGCATATTAATATTGTATTTAGTTGCTCGACACCATCGAGGGAGATGTGCAAAATGGAGGCTACATCATCGACTGGCATGCATGTGACCTGTTTCCCAAGAGCTGGATCGACCTTGTCGTAGTCCTGCGCGTGGACTCGACGACGCTCTACGACCGTCTTTCGGCCAGGTAAGGTCCCAGAACGCCGCCCCCTATCcgtttcttccttttttccccctgGCTGCCCGGGAGGCCTTTAAAACCATCCGTCCATGAGGATTGAAAccaaagaagaaggagcCTCATGACTAATCTCGCCCTACGTACGTAGAAAGTATCCCGAGGCCAAACTTCAGGAAAACCTAGACTCGGAAATCATGGAGGTTCTACTCCAGGAGGCGCGTGAGGCTTTCGACGAAGAAATTGTTGTTGAGTTGACGAGCAACACATCAGATGAGATGGAAGGCAATCTATCGAGAATCGAGGCGTGGCTTGAGCAGTGGAAGAAGGATCACTCGTCATAGGGAAGGGACCAAAACGGATGATTGAAGTACGACACAGAGCTAGAACCCAGCAAGCTATGTCAACCTCTGCCAACCCGTCAATCAAATCAACCCAGGAGAGGAACTTGGTTCAGGCTCTTGCTTACCTACGTCGAAGCGAAACTTTGAGACTACTGTGTGGCGCATTATCTACGTTGCATATATGTATCTATTGAAGCGAACCCATAGTCTATGCAACAAAGCTGCATGCAGTCATCTGCTGCTGGGCTGCACATCACCCTGAACTTGCAATTCAAACATCATCACATTCTCAGTCAGTTCGCTTCGCTCTCGCCTGCCCACCATGTCTACACCGCCCACGGTGAACTTCATCACTGGCAACTCCAACAAGCTGCGCGAAGTCAAGGCAATTCTGGAGCCTGCCATCACTGTGCAGAGCCGGGCAGTTGACCTGGAGGAAGTACAGGGCACAGTAGAGGAGGTCACACTGGCCAAATGTCGCAAAGCGGCAGAGACGGTGAGTTACTTCATTTATCACGAGATTGAATATCTTGTGCGCTCATGGGGTGTGAATGTTGATTTGTTATCCTCACGGGGGTCCAGATCCAAGGCCCCGTCCTCGTTGAGGACACTTGCCTCTGCTTCAAGGCTCTCAACGACCTCCCTGGCCCTTACATGTAGGCGCTTTTCCAACCTGATAATATTGAGTAACTGACACACAGTCTCTCAGCAAGTGGTTCATGCAATCTATTGGCCACCAGGGTCTAAACAATCTCCTCGTTGCTTACGAGGACAAGTCTGCCGATGCCGTCTGCACCTTTGCCTATTCGCCCGGCCCCGGCCATGAGCCTGTCCTTTTCCAGGGGCGAACCAGAGTGAGTCATATCGCATGCTTGCAATGCTGCGCCATGGATGATATGCCAACGTTGGAAACAGGGCAAGATTGTCTCGCCTCGAGGCCCGGCCGACTTTGGTAGGTGTTTTGGTACTCCTTCGCATGGTTCTGATGCTAACTCTGTCAAGGATGGGATGCCATTTTCGAATATGATGGACAGACGTAagttcgacgtcgacgaactGACTCTCCCTGCTGACAGCCGAAACAGCTACGCCGAGAtggacaaggccgccaagaacAAGATATCCCATCGCGGTCTGGCCCTTGCAAAGTTGCAAGACTGGTTCGCTCAGCAGCGAGTGGACTAGACGCTGTCGATATCAAGGTGACCGACCAGCGGGGTCCCGATCAACAGTGGTTCAGTTATCTCCAGTATCGGTTGCTGTTCTGTGCGGTATCGCTTTAGGACCATCGAGTCTGTGATTTGTTCCTTGGGTCAGCCTGACCTAAATCAGCTCACCGTACCCATGGCATACCTGAGAAGTTCAAATTCTCGATAACGGCGAAGGTACTTGGCGCCCCGACGATACGGTTTCAATGACTCGTCAGCCGACTTGTGTTTGAATGTCTGGCCGATAAGGCGAGAAAGTGCTGGTGGATCGCGAAACATGGGATCAAAGACCAATAAGTTGACAGGACCATGCTTCTGTCTCTCAAAGCCAACAATCGTCAATGAATGACCTGCAACCGTTCGAGTCTTAGCAGAGCAGGGACATAGGGAAGACTACGACCAAATCTACTTGCCAGCATGTTGGAAGTAAATGGGTGGCAGTGATGTGCATGTCACCTTGGATGGCTGGCTATGCGTTCCCTGCCTAAAATACTGCTCGACAGCCATCATCAGCTTGGCCTCGGACTTTCCTGGCTCAGGGTCCTTAAACCCCTGAGCGATGCAGCTGGCTCAATGTCAACCAGTCGTCCGAAGTAGACAGGCGTTTGCAGTCAACTTACGGTATCCCGAGGCTGACAAAGAGTGCCTGGGCCTGTAGACCTCAAAAGTTAGCGCAACCTTGGATCTCTGCGTGGGCACCTCACCTCTGGCGTGCCAATATACTTGCGAGTACCCTTGATGCCGCCAGTCTCCAGCCGGCCCTGCGAGTTGATGCCAAGATCCCAGGCCCTCTCGATGAATTCTTGGATCTCAAATATGGTCGGCAAGCGATCCTTAAATGCATCCTTGCCATACGCATTGTCGCCAATGATATACGAGACCATCATCTGAATGTTGCGATAGCCGCAGAAGCCCCCTAGATCATGGTGAGCACAAAGTGAATGTGACGGTTTTGGGGGTGGGGGGCACTCTACTACCTTCTTTCTTGAGCTTCGATACATGCTGAACAGCTGGGTTGCAAAGGTAGGCATATTCGGTTGACTTGCTCTGTCGAAGAAGTTGCTCTAGAACATATATGACCCCTTGAACGTGTCAGTGTGGTTCGGGTCCGATTCTAAGCAAACTCACCATCACTTTTAACTTCGCCGCCTTTGTAAAGGAGGGAAACGAGCCAATCTGGCATCTTCTGCTCGTGAGCATATTTTCCCAGCTCTGCTTTCTACGAGGAGTCAGTTATTTCATGTAGATTCTTGTTTCGTGATGGATGAATGTACACCGAGGcgcctttctccttctttgcCTATTGGTTTGGCAGGAGGCATCGCTATAAGCTTGTTCCACTGCTCGATAGAGTCCATCTGTCGGTTCAAGGCAGGGTCACTGGCAGCACGGCTGCCAGATGCCGTAGCGGTAGCAGAAGTAGTAAGCGAGCTCTGAGATTCAATGGTGGCTTGGGTGTCTGAAGAGTCTGCGACTTGACGTTCTTCCTCCAGGTGAAGGTCGACATGATAATCCATCTCGGCGAGAGAGACAATCTCCCCACAGCTATCAATAGGACACTCGCCGTAACCATCATTCGGAGTCCGAAGACTGGGTGAAGGGAAATGTGGGCTGCCTTCCTCGGGGTGAAACGTCTCCATGTGCTGAGAAGCGGTCAGCATATTGATCAGTATTTTTACAACAGCACCAGAATGAACCTACCAGCAACATCTCGTACTCTCCGCTGCCAGCCTTCCCGCAAAAGGGGCATACCATGCTATTTTCCATGGCAGGCCAACCTCggacgatggtgatggcgacggcgaaaGGCAGGCAAGTGGGCGGAAGCtggggaaggagggggatcCGGGTGTGTATATACCTGATGAGAAgcaacaacaagaagagaaaaagatGAATGGAATGGGCCAATGTAACGGTGCAGATCAATGCAAACGTGTCAATACGGGCTGCTACTGACCAGACATTGAAATGGGCTGTTTCCGTTTAAGCAGGCCAGAAAGAGAATTGTTCAGGGCTCCCTGTTTGTCCCGGAGTGACTCTGTTGCATTACGCCTGGGGACGGGATGGAAACTATTGGACGAATAAAGGCGGTGCACACAAAGCAAAGACGGGATGGGGTATCCAGCACAATTCTCTGTTACTTCCCACAATGCAGCTGGAAAGAAGTTGCCGAATCCGACACGGGCCGGGGAAGTTGACGATGAGGTGCGTCGGACTGGGACCCCTGATCATCGCGATGGTCCATGCGGTGGTCGCAGTTACCGACTCGCCGCTCCCGCTGGCGTGCTGAGTGAGCCGAGCTAGGGCAATAGGGGTCTGGTCCGGCTGCGCAGATGCGCGCTTGTGCTATTTTCTCATGCCTGCCACAGTACGGATATGTTATCCACTATGTATGTACCTGTAGTCTGCGAGTTTAGGCGGCACCGTATCTTATCCGACGTACGACTATAacgtaggtacctaggtaggtagtgaTTGATAAGGGGTATACGCATGCTTGAGGACCACGGAGACTGTTGGGACGCTGAAACGAAGATATTGATACAAGCAATTTCTATGGCTAGACGGACAGGCAGACGCCTTCTACATGAGAATGCacttgccgccctcgaccgcctcgccCGGGTTTTGGGCcttctcgatctcggcgatcAACAGCTCAAAGGCCTTTCCTACGTTCTCGTTGTACCGCGCGCTTGCCTCCGTCCAGCCGCACTGAATCTTCTCTGCTACTCtcttgccctcctcggcggtgacCTGTCGCTGTTCGGGACGGAGGTCGCTCTTGTttccgacgatgacgatagGGACCGACTCGGTACCCTGCGAGACACGGTTAGCCAGTTTATGTTTGCCGCGGATTTGAATCAGCTTACTAGGTGGTTCAGAATCTTCTCTCGAATTACTTGCACCATCTCAAAGGATGGCAAAGACGACACCGAGTAGACCAGCATGTAGCCATGGATGCCGATGAAGTGCTTCGAGTTCAGAATGCTGTATTCATCCTGCGTGTTGTCTTGTCGTCAGCCACGGCTACCCAAAGACCCCATGCCGAACCCAATGCAGCGCTTCTGGTGCTGCTCTTGTATTGCCTGCTGTGTTgtggcgtcgtcgccgctaccgccgtcggcggagagggatggaggggcaGGGAGAGGTGACGTACTTGGCCAGCCGTATCGACAATCTCAGTCGCAAATTCCTGGCCCTTATACCGGATGGTCTTGCTAAAGGTATTCTCGATGGTCGGGTAGTAGCTGTCGACAAAGTGGCCATCTACAAACTGGACTGCAAGCGACGACTTGCCTGTGCGCAAACGAAGAGAGATTAGCAAGATGTACGTCATTGACCCCAAGCCCAGCTCGGCCCAGCTCAGCCAACTATCAACTTTGACAGGATAAGAAGAttgaggaggagaaagagaaatGGGGCGCAGACAATGGAGGAGATTACAGACCGACAGACCGACTGCCAACAATGGCCACCTTCCTGTTCTTTGGTGCCGGCATTTATTTGACTGAAAGGGTGTTGAGGGTAGAGAATGGTGGTGTAGGAAAGACTGAAGCCCTGCTGCGCTATCGCTTTCTCTCTGtaggaagagaaggaatGCAAATGCAGGTGCCTGTGTCCTAAAGGCTTGTGAAGAAGGGCTTAAAGGTcgtggtagtggtggtggtggtagtgctgctgctgctgctaaTGCAGTAGCTAGCAGCTGCCGCTGCCATGCCCCCGTACTACCTAACCTAGTGAAGGGCGCTGTACTTTTAGGGGACAGGGAGGGGAACAGCACTAAGGGTTACAGGCTAAAGCCCCAGGTTGCATTACTGAAAGAGAGATATAATAACATATGCAGCAAGACTAAACAAACAAGTAATAGTACAACAAATTTGTAATAAAACAATGTGTTCTAACCTTGGTTGTGAGCTGTGCAGAAAAAATGGTGAGGGATGAGGGCGATCCAAACAACAAAAGGCGTCAGTAAGAGCAACTTCACAGCCTGACTGGCCTGGCCTGACTTGACACCTACAGGATGCAAGCACATTGCATGCATACACTCAAGTTACAGTCCAGCCTCACTTGCACCTCTCCACTTTGTGTGGAGGCACATGACATGAGCAAGTAGCTCGGTACCCCCTTAGCCAGAAATAGAACGAACACTGTACTGAGTAGGTGCCCAGGCACTGACTGATGTAAAGGTCCCAGTCTGGCTGCAGTGTCCATGTTGAGCCTTGCTCAAGGCATGTTTGTGTTCCACTGCCACAACTACATCTTTTGTCTTCCATCAGCTCTATTCGTACTGACTTTCGATTTGTCCAAAGATAGTCTAGAACACGCATTCCTCTCGGTGGCCTTGGATACCATGGCCCCAATCTCTATTGTCAAAACACCTAATACCAGTCTTGCCAGACCAGAATTCGTGCATTGAGTACCTACCCAATGACGGTTGCCAGCCCTTCCGGTCTTGCTACACTGTTGGTATATCTGCCTCAATATACTGGCTTTCGTCTAAACATAGAACCGCTAATATAGTCGCCTTTACCTGCTCAGCTTACTCGAAATGGGCTTCTCAGAGTTACCAATTGAGTACTATTCGCAAGCTAGTGTGCCGTCTCCAACCAGCGGCAGGCCCATCCATACCGGTCATGCTTCCTGAGACTAAAAGCTGACTGGTCGTACCGAAGTCGTGACCTTAATGCGCGACGTCGGATACCTGCATATTCGAGATGTCATCATCCGCTGTGTAGCTCCTTTGTCACTGAAGCATCTTGCTGCATATCTCACCAGAGAGCCTCGTGGTCCTACTatcctcccccttccttcaTCATTGCCattgtcgttgtcgtcgtcgttgtcgtgtCGTCATCATTGTAGTCATCGTCATAGTTGTCATCCCGACAGCCGGTGCCTCTGCCTGAGCTCGTTGACGAGATTTTGCAGGCTCGTCGTCAATTCGTCCGTGTCGAGTTTCTGATGCAATGCCATGAACACCTGGATCGAGTCAAGCAAGTATTTTGTACCCCTTCCCTGACTCTTTTCCTCAAGCCGTCGTCGCACTTGACCACCAAGCGATAGATAGCCTAGCAAGATGGCCAAATAGCCGTGGGCCACGGCAATCGATGTTTTCTCGACCGAGTCGGCCTGCGCAAACCAATTAGTCCCTCCCTTCACGTATTCTCATCTCTCCCTCAAGCTTACCGTGCCCGCCGATTCGCGATTCTCCAGATAAACGTCCATCAACTTGTCCAGGGGTGACCCATCCCATCCTTGCCAAGCATCCACCGAACGTCGAGTCGATGGGCAATGCTCACTGGTATTGATCATAacgcccagcagcagcatgagAGTCTCATAGACGTCTTTGGAAAATGCCCCTTGGCGAACAGACTGTTGTAGAAGTTCAAATCCCACCACACATGCCCCAGCTAGCTCACGGAATAGCTCACCCCGACTGAACGCCCCTGCGGCCGCGGGGTTGTTGTTTGTGGTGTTCAGCGCCAGCTTCAACATCGTGGACTCGAAGTCCCCAAATTGCTGCAGGGGCCGGGCCATAGCCGCCGTCAAGATATCTGCGACGATGGGGAGGTAAAGCTTGGTCCATCGAGGGCCAGCATCCGACTCCATTGCCGCAATCGAGTAGCCTTCTAGGAGAGAAAGGGCAAGCCCACCATTTGTCCCTTCGATACCCTCCACTCGGCTTTGCTCCCAGCCATTCTCGGCAAAGGCAAACAACTGATCTGTCAGATCGGCAAGAATGTCCCGGGTTGCTCGGCTGTCGCCGTCCTTGCACAGCACCGAAACAGCTTTCAGAGCAACTGTTCGTGGCGACAGAACGGCAGGCGGCGACCCTTTCCATAGATCCAGCTGCTGTATTGTCGATTTTAGAGTCCCGAGAGATGATTGCGCATTCCTAGATAAGTTGGATTTGCGTTGGCCGGCGATGTCTACAATATCCTCGTCGAGTTCGAACAGCCTTGAAGCTAGTTGCGCGATGCCTTCTGACTGTAGCTGCGGGACGAGATGGGGGACGGAGTACGATGTgaaaaggacaagaagaacagACAGGAGAACGAAACCGCTCACCAAGTCCTCTTCTTGCCCAATGGCCTGGAACAAGGCATCCTTGGCGCCCTGGTCGCGGAATTGACGAACAAATGTTTTGTCCCGCAGTTTGCTCGCCAATTCCAGCAGGGCGTTGCGTCTTGAACGCGATGATGGAGACATGAGTGCTTGTGGCGTGCCGACTCTGTCGAGTAGGTCGGCCATGCTGTCAGCGAAACGGTGATTAGCGCCAGCCTGCCTCAACGCATGTATATCAATGATACCGCCGCCTTTGGAGGAGCTTTCTTCCTCtgcatcttcctcctcctcgaacGCAAATGAGGCCAGCTTTGACATGGCTGGAGCCGGACTCATGCCGCGTTGAGTACCATCAATGCCCATTTGGCTGCCGAGGCTGTCTCCTCCTGACTCGTCTGCCTTCAATGTTCTCTGTTGGCCGTAGGTCGACCTCAGCTTCCTGGTGCTTGATAACACCTTGGGCCGCACTGAAGGCTTCGGTGTCGTATCCATGGGCTTAACTGGGGTAGAGGGCGATGCTCCTTTCCCCACCAATCCAGCAAAAGACAATCCCGAGTCGTCAGATGCATCCGAGTCAGATTCATAACTCCCTTCTGTTTGCGCCGCCAACTGATCGATCAGACGGACACGCCTCGGCTCGTGTGATTTCTTCGGCGTTGAGATGGATGTGTCCGTGACAGATGTGCTCGGTTTCATTGGCACAATCGTCGGTCGGGAGTTTGAAGCTCGTGGAAGAGCTTGGCGTATTTGAAGATTCGTCTCTGTCTTATATGGAGCCTCGGTTGTGGCGCGAAGGCGTGGAGAGGTCATTCGTGCTTCAACCTGTTTCTGGATCTTGGCTCTCTCGGTCTCTCGCGTggcagcctcctccttggtggCACGCATAGAACT from Colletotrichum higginsianum IMI 349063 chromosome 3, whole genome shotgun sequence includes the following:
- a CDS encoding Inosine triphosphate pyrophosphatase, which encodes MSTPPTVNFITGNSNKLREVKAILEPAITVQSRAVDLEEVQGTVEEVTLAKCRKAAETIQGPVLVEDTCLCFKALNDLPGPYIKWFMQSIGHQGLNNLLVAYEDKSADAVCTFAYSPGPGHEPVLFQGRTRGKIVSPRGPADFGWDAIFEYDGQTYAEMDKAAKNKISHRGLALAKLQDWFAQQRVD
- a CDS encoding Adenylate kinase isoenzyme 6-like protein, with the translated sequence MIHQKMSRTTPNVIITGTPGVGKTTHCEELARRTGLKHLSVNQVVKDRECHEGWDEEFQSWIVDEDKLLDTIEGDVQNGGYIIDWHACDLFPKSWIDLVVVLRVDSTTLYDRLSARKYPEAKLQENLDSEIMEVLLQEAREAFDEEIVVELTSNTSDEMEGNLSRIEAWLEQWKKDHSS
- a CDS encoding Class v myosin, with the translated sequence MSENYDVGTRAWQPDATEGWVASEVINKTADDSKVKLVFKLDNGEEKTIEVTAEALQKGDPSLPPLMNPTMLEASDDLTNLSHLNEPAVLQAIRLRYAQKEIYTYSGIVLIAANPFARVDSLYVPGMVQVYAGKQRATQAPHLFAIAEEAFIDMVRSGKNQTVVVSGESGAGKTVSAKYIMRYFATRESPDNPGTRSKKGAEAMSETEEQILATNPIMEAFGNAKTTRNDNSSRFGKYIEIMFDDKTNIIGAKIRTYLLERSRLVFQPLKERNYHIFYQLVAGASDKERQDLHLLPIEEFEYLNQGNCPTIDGVDDKAEFEATKGSLRTIGVNDDYQAEIFKLLSGLLHLGNIKIGASRNDSVLAPTEPSLELASSILGVNGPEFAKWIVKKQLVTRGEKITSNLTQAQAIVVRDSVAKFIYSSLFDWLVEIINRSLATEDVLNRVTSFIGVLDIYGFEHFAKNSFEQFCINYANEKLQQEFNQHVFKLEQEEYLREEIDWTFIEFSDNQPAIDLIEGKLGILSLLDEESRLPMGSDEQFVTKLHHNYGSDKHKFYKKPRFGKSAFTVCHYAVDVTYESEGFIEKNRDTVPDEHMAVLRASTNKFLRDVLDAASAVREKDVASATSSSVKPAAGRKIGVAVNRKPTLGGIFRSSLIELMNTINNTDVHYIRCIKPNEAKEAWKFEGPMVLSQLRACGVLETVRISCAGYPTRWTYEEFALRYYMLINSDLWTSEIRDMANAILTKALGSSSGKGSDKYQLGLTKIFFRAGMLAFLENLRTNRLNDCAILIQKNLRAKFYRRRYLEARNAIVTFQSAVRAYNARKQIQELRTVKAATTIQRVWRGYRQRKEYLRVRNNVVLAQAAAKGYLRRKEIMETRVGNAAILIQRVWRSRRQVLAWRQYRKKVTLIQSLWRGKLARRDYKKTREEARDLKQISYKLENKVVELTQSLGTMKAQNKNLTSQVENYEGQIKAWKNRHNALEARTKELQTEANQGSIAVARLQAMEDEMKKLQQSFEESTSNIKRMQEEERELRESLRSTSSELETVRQQSAQIESEKLSLRQQLAELQDQLELARRLAPTNGELTNGASQPQTSAAPGLINLVSSKKPKRRSAGAEPREVDRFSAAYNPRPVSMAITSTAHRQNLQGTGFMPGVDNIELELETLLADEDGLNEEVTMGLIRNLKIPSPNTNPPPSDKEVLFPSYLINLVTSEMWNNGFVKESERFLANVMQSIQQEVMQHDGDEAINPGAFWLSNVHEMLSFVFLAEDWYEAQKTDNYEYDRLLEIVKHDLESLEFNIYHTWMKVLKKKLHKMIIPAIIESQSLPGFVTNESSRFLGKLLQSNSTPAYSMDNLLSLLNSVFRAMKAYYLEDSIITQTITELLRLVGVTAFNDLLMRRNFLSWKRGLQINYNITRIEEWCKSHDMPEGTLQLEHLMQATKLLQLKKATLNDIEIIQDICWMLSPNQIQKLLNQYLVADYEQPINGEIMKAVASRVTEKSDVLLLQAVDMDDSGPYEIAEPRVITALETYTPSCMFISMPWSVRVKIGLANIATSGLQTPRLKRLAEIVSAQAIAQQEKLEYDPEDGFEPNGDLAEVDEEDVAA
- a CDS encoding Peptidase family C78, with amino-acid sequence MMVSYIIGDNAYGKDAFKDRLPTIFEIQEFIERAWDLGINSQGRLETGGIKGTRKYIGTPEAQALFVSLGIP
- a CDS encoding GTP-binding protein rhb1, yielding MPAPKNRKVAIVGSRSVGKSSLAVQFVDGHFVDSYYPTIENTFSKTIRYKGQEFATEIVDTAGQDEYSILNSKHFIGIHGYMLVYSVSSLPSFEMVQVIREKILNHLGTESVPIVIVGNKSDLRPEQRQVTAEEGKRVAEKIQCGWTEASARYNENVGKAFELLIAEIEKAQNPGEAVEGGKCILM